A DNA window from Thermoanaerobaculia bacterium contains the following coding sequences:
- a CDS encoding HAMP domain-containing histidine kinase has product MTLSHNRKRALRIAFIAILVFSAGEVVWWMLDQRRMVRRESERIAALHDGNRQAAERMLADGVSPDRVAGYFPALEVHPHRVAVPPSAYAEIEGEHARRLRQYLWEGAFFLVVLGGCVAVISRTLSAEAQLRRRQQNFIAAVTHELKSPIASLQLAAETIALRRPEPAKLDALVKRMRGDIRRLEEMVGRILDTATLEAGRPHLRKERLPLDRLVAGVAEEFAERAAEHGVRFAQQIPARLEIAADPAAAKTVLRNLIDNALRSSTAAGSQEIRLVGRAHGSFVELEVADDGVGFEPALAEKLFEKFYRPGDELRRTSKGTGLGLYVVRRFVELERGWVTAASPGPGCGATFTAAWPAATPDAADDAAGADRCEEES; this is encoded by the coding sequence ATGACTCTGAGTCACAACCGCAAGCGCGCGCTGCGTATCGCCTTCATCGCGATCCTGGTCTTCTCGGCCGGCGAGGTGGTGTGGTGGATGCTCGATCAGCGCCGCATGGTGCGCCGCGAATCCGAGCGCATCGCGGCTCTGCACGACGGCAACCGGCAGGCCGCCGAGCGTATGCTCGCCGACGGCGTCTCGCCGGACCGCGTCGCGGGGTACTTCCCGGCGCTCGAGGTCCACCCGCATCGGGTCGCCGTGCCGCCCAGCGCCTACGCCGAGATCGAAGGGGAGCATGCGCGGCGGCTGCGCCAGTACCTCTGGGAGGGTGCCTTCTTCCTCGTCGTGCTCGGCGGCTGTGTTGCGGTGATCAGCCGGACGCTCTCCGCCGAGGCCCAGCTGCGCCGCCGCCAGCAGAACTTCATCGCCGCGGTGACCCACGAGCTGAAGAGCCCGATCGCCAGTCTCCAGCTCGCCGCCGAGACGATCGCGCTGCGGCGCCCCGAACCGGCGAAGCTCGACGCGCTGGTCAAGCGCATGCGCGGCGACATCCGTCGGCTCGAAGAGATGGTCGGTCGCATCCTCGATACCGCCACTCTCGAGGCCGGGCGGCCGCACCTGCGCAAAGAGCGCCTGCCACTCGACCGCCTGGTGGCGGGGGTCGCCGAGGAGTTCGCCGAGCGCGCCGCCGAGCACGGCGTCCGCTTCGCGCAGCAGATTCCCGCCCGCCTCGAGATCGCCGCCGACCCGGCGGCGGCGAAAACGGTCCTGCGCAATCTGATCGACAACGCGCTGCGCTCCTCCACGGCGGCAGGCAGCCAGGAGATCCGACTCGTCGGCCGGGCGCACGGCAGCTTCGTCGAGCTCGAGGTCGCCGACGACGGCGTCGGCTTCGAACCGGCGCTGGCCGAGAAGCTGTTCGAGAAGTTCTATCGCCCGGGGGACGAGCTGCGGCGCACCAGCAAGGGCACCGGCCTGGGCCTCTACGTCGTGCGCCGTTTCGTCGAGCTCGAGCGCGGCTGGGTGACCGCCGCCTCGCCCGGCCCCGGCTGCGGCGCGACCTTCACCGCCGCCTGGCCGGCGGCGACTCCGGATGCCGCCGATGACGCAGCTGGCGCAGATAGGTGCGAGGAGGAATCGTGA
- the hemL gene encoding glutamate-1-semialdehyde 2,1-aminomutase → MSATLPPETRETPTDSAGPRSRALFERAKAVIPGGVNSPVRAYRAVGGTPLFLAKGEGAHFEDADGRRYLDFVCSWGPLILGHAHPEVLAAVAAAAGSGMTFGAPCAGEIDLAEAVVARYPGLEQVRFVSSGTEATMSAIRLARGATGRDLIVKFAGCYHGHADHLLVSAGSGLVTFGRPSSAGVPAPFAGLTRVLPLDDEAALDALFAAEGDQIAAVIVEPVPANNGLLLQRPEFLRHLRDLTARAGTLLIFDEVISGFRVARGGAAELYGITPDLATFGKILGGGMPVGAFGGRRDLMRHLAPEGAVYQAGTLSGNPVAMAAGVTTLAILEREKAWSRLEELGRHLETALAPALAGAPFPVQLVRQGSLFWMSLQAGVPPRRADAIDSGAAPLYKRIFHGLLAKGIALAPSAYEVGFLSLAHRPEDLDRLAAALGEIFAGPDGARG, encoded by the coding sequence ATGAGCGCCACCCTGCCGCCCGAGACCCGAGAGACCCCGACCGATTCCGCCGGCCCGCGCTCGCGCGCCCTGTTCGAGCGCGCCAAGGCCGTCATCCCCGGAGGCGTCAACTCGCCCGTCCGTGCCTACCGCGCGGTCGGCGGCACGCCGCTCTTCCTGGCGAAAGGCGAGGGCGCCCATTTCGAGGACGCCGACGGCCGACGCTACCTCGACTTCGTCTGCTCGTGGGGTCCGCTGATCCTCGGTCACGCTCATCCGGAGGTCCTGGCGGCGGTCGCCGCCGCCGCCGGAAGCGGCATGACCTTCGGCGCGCCGTGCGCCGGCGAGATCGACCTCGCCGAGGCGGTCGTCGCGCGCTACCCCGGCCTCGAGCAGGTGCGCTTCGTCTCCTCCGGCACCGAGGCGACGATGAGCGCCATCCGTCTGGCGCGCGGCGCCACCGGCCGCGATCTCATCGTCAAGTTCGCCGGCTGCTACCACGGCCACGCCGATCACCTCCTGGTCTCCGCCGGTTCCGGGCTGGTGACTTTCGGGCGGCCGAGCTCCGCCGGCGTCCCGGCGCCGTTCGCCGGGCTCACCCGCGTCCTGCCGCTCGACGACGAGGCGGCGCTCGACGCGCTCTTCGCCGCCGAGGGCGACCAGATCGCGGCAGTGATCGTCGAGCCGGTGCCGGCCAACAACGGCCTGCTGCTCCAGCGCCCCGAGTTTTTGCGCCACCTGCGCGACTTGACGGCGCGCGCCGGCACCCTGCTCATCTTCGACGAGGTCATCAGCGGCTTTCGGGTGGCGCGCGGCGGCGCCGCCGAGCTCTACGGGATCACGCCCGATCTCGCGACCTTCGGCAAGATCCTCGGCGGCGGCATGCCGGTGGGAGCGTTCGGCGGGCGGCGCGATCTCATGCGGCATCTCGCCCCCGAGGGCGCTGTCTACCAGGCCGGCACGCTCTCCGGAAATCCGGTGGCGATGGCGGCCGGCGTCACGACGCTCGCCATCCTCGAGCGCGAGAAGGCCTGGTCGCGGCTCGAGGAGCTCGGCCGGCATCTGGAAACTGCCCTCGCGCCCGCGCTCGCCGGCGCCCCCTTCCCGGTGCAGCTGGTGCGGCAGGGCTCGCTCTTCTGGATGAGCCTCCAGGCGGGGGTACCGCCGCGCCGTGCCGACGCCATCGACTCCGGCGCCGCTCCGCTCTACAAGCGGATCTTTCACGGCCTGCTGGCGAAGGGCATCGCGCTCGCCCCTTCGGCCTACGAAGTCGGTTTCCTCTCGCTCGCGCATCGCCCGGAAGATCTCGACCGCCTGGCGGCGGCGCTCGGCGAGATCTTCGCCGGTCCCGACGGAGCTCGTGGCTGA
- a CDS encoding ferrochelatase, with the protein MYDRLESPDRFDHGRPPRVGVLLSNLGTPDAATPGALRVYLKEFLSDPRVIELPRWKWLPILHLFILTTRPKMSAELYRKVWTPEGSPLLVTAQRQRAGIEQRLRARVGDQVAVALGMRYGNPSIAKALAELAAAGCRRILVLPLYPQYAAATAGSTFDAVFAELTRTRWVPGLRTIETYHDEPGYIAALAASVRERWQAEGPPEKLLMSFHGMPQRYFDDGDPYFCYCQKTARLLAEALALPADRWQLSFQSLFGKEEWLKPYTDRTVEALAKQGVRSLDVICPGFSADCLETIEEIDQLNREIFVHHGGERFRFLACLNERDDHLDFLTDLVVRQLAGWVDAASAGAAASSAAASNTAAETARRAGAMKARPAG; encoded by the coding sequence ATGTACGACCGGCTGGAGTCTCCCGACAGGTTCGACCATGGGCGCCCGCCGCGGGTGGGGGTGTTGTTGTCGAACCTCGGGACGCCGGATGCGGCGACGCCGGGGGCGTTGCGGGTCTATCTCAAGGAGTTCCTCTCCGATCCGCGGGTGATCGAGCTGCCGCGGTGGAAGTGGCTGCCGATTCTGCACCTCTTCATTCTGACGACGCGGCCGAAGATGTCGGCGGAGCTCTACCGCAAGGTCTGGACTCCCGAGGGGTCGCCGCTCCTCGTCACGGCCCAGCGCCAGCGGGCGGGGATCGAACAGCGCTTGCGAGCGCGAGTTGGCGATCAGGTCGCGGTCGCGCTCGGTATGCGCTACGGCAACCCGTCGATCGCCAAGGCGCTCGCCGAGCTCGCCGCGGCGGGCTGCCGGCGCATCCTCGTCCTGCCGCTCTATCCACAGTACGCCGCCGCCACCGCGGGCTCGACCTTCGACGCCGTCTTCGCGGAGCTCACCCGGACCCGCTGGGTGCCGGGCCTGCGCACCATCGAGACCTACCACGACGAGCCGGGCTACATCGCCGCGCTCGCCGCGAGCGTGCGCGAACGCTGGCAGGCCGAGGGCCCTCCGGAGAAGCTCCTGATGTCGTTCCACGGCATGCCGCAGCGCTACTTCGACGACGGCGATCCGTACTTCTGCTACTGCCAGAAGACGGCGCGGCTCCTCGCCGAAGCCCTCGCGCTGCCGGCCGATCGCTGGCAGCTCTCCTTCCAGTCGCTCTTCGGCAAGGAGGAGTGGTTGAAGCCGTACACCGACCGCACTGTCGAGGCGCTCGCGAAGCAGGGCGTGCGGTCTCTCGACGTCATCTGTCCCGGCTTCTCCGCCGACTGCCTCGAGACGATCGAGGAGATCGATCAGCTGAATCGCGAGATCTTCGTCCATCACGGCGGCGAGCGCTTCCGCTTCCTCGCCTGTCTCAACGAGCGCGACGATCATCTCGACTTTCTGACGGACCTCGTGGTGCGACAGTTGGCCGGCTGGGTCGACGCCGCGAGCGCCGGCGCCGCGGCAAGCAGCGCCGCGGCATCCAATACCGCCGCGGAAACCGCCCGCCGGGCAGGGGCGATGAAGGCGCGGCCGGCCGGCTGA
- a CDS encoding CPBP family intramembrane metalloprotease has protein sequence MSADAEESRVGAKFYRIAWIFYLALAIAGLLWIGTQRGRLGIELFVDPGSWWIDLGAGVAIGAALLALWWALRRFFAAARSLEDELAALLAPLSVAEAVSLALISAVAEELFFRGALQGAIGFLPAAVLFALMHAGPGKGFRIWTLFALAGGLALGALVALRGPLGGAIVAHLMVNGVNLVRLARRAPQSAEPSELSEPAPASAASDPDDPAAHE, from the coding sequence ATGAGCGCCGACGCAGAGGAGAGCCGCGTCGGCGCGAAGTTCTACCGCATCGCGTGGATCTTCTATCTCGCCCTGGCGATCGCCGGGCTCCTGTGGATCGGCACTCAGCGCGGTCGCCTGGGGATCGAGCTCTTCGTCGACCCCGGGAGCTGGTGGATCGACCTCGGCGCCGGCGTCGCGATCGGCGCGGCGCTACTCGCGCTCTGGTGGGCGTTGCGGCGCTTCTTCGCTGCGGCGAGGAGCCTCGAGGACGAGCTCGCGGCGCTCCTCGCCCCGCTCTCGGTCGCCGAGGCGGTGTCGCTCGCGCTCATCTCGGCGGTCGCCGAGGAGCTCTTCTTTCGCGGCGCGCTGCAGGGTGCCATCGGCTTCCTGCCGGCGGCGGTGCTCTTCGCGCTGATGCATGCTGGCCCCGGCAAGGGCTTCCGCATCTGGACGCTGTTCGCGCTCGCCGGCGGTCTCGCCCTGGGCGCCCTCGTCGCGCTGCGCGGTCCGCTGGGCGGCGCGATCGTCGCCCACCTGATGGTGAACGGCGTGAACCTCGTGCGCCTGGCGCGGCGCGCGCCGCAGTCAGCCGAGCCATCCGAGCTATCCGAGCCAGCGCCAGCGTCGGCCGCTTCCGATCCGGACGATCCCGCCGCCCATGAGTGA